The DNA region CACCACCTGCATACGGTGGCTCATGTAGTTGGGGGACAGGCTTAGCTCAGTAAGCAGCTCCAGCTTGTGGGCACCGTACCCCGCCTCCTCCATCAGTTCGCGATTAGCCCCCTCAAGCAAGGACTCACCGGGCTCCACCAACCCCTTAGGCAGGCTCAACTGATAGTCCTCGGTGCCCGCTGCATACTCTTCGATCATGACAAACCGCTGGTCGTCGAGCAAAGGTAACACCATCACCGCCGCATGGCCGGTATTAAAGCCAACCAGGCGCTCGTAGGTGCGCTCGACACCATTGCTGAAGCGAAGCCCCATCTCCTCGACACGAAACAAACGGGTACGGGCCACTTCCCGGCTATGCAACACTTTGGGTTTGGACAAGGGACTCTCCTGACTCTGCACTCCATGGTGCGCCGTAGTATACTGCCTTGTCGCCGCTATACAGAAACGGATGCCATGATTGACTGGAAAACCATCGATACCGTGCTGCTCGATATGGACGGTACCCTGCTGGACCTGCATTTCGACAACCGCTTCTGGCTGGAGCACGTGCCCACCCATTACGCGCGCCAGTACGACATGAGCCTTGAGCAGGCCAAAACGGAGCTCTACCGCCGCTTCGAAGACCGCCAGGGGCAGCTCGAGTGGTACTGCCTGGACTACTGGCAAGCCGAGCTCAAACTCGACCTGCTCACCATGAAGCGAGAGCTGGCCCACCTGATCAGCCTGCGCCCTGGCGCCGAAGCCTTCCTGGCTGCGCTGCAACGCTCCAGCAAACGGGTGGTGATGATCACCAACGCCCACCAGCAAAGCCTATCCCTCAAGCTGGAAAAGGCCTCCCTGGGCCAATACTTCGATCTCATGATCAGCTCCCACCAATACGGTTTTGCCAAGGAGCACCCGCAGTTTTGGCCCGCCCTGCAGGCCGATATCGGCATCGACCCCAAACGCTGCCTGTTTATCGATGACAGTCTTCCGGTGTTACGCAGCGGGCAGCGCTGGGGCATTGCCGAACTGATCGCCATCAGCCACCCGGACAGCCAGGGCAGTGCCAAGAACACCGAAGAGTTTGCCGCCGTTAACGATTTTACCGAACTGCTTCCGATCGAATAGAAGGACCCCTCAATGCCCCAGGCCGATGACAGCAAACCCCGCCTCGATAAATGGTTGTGGGCTGCCCGCTTTTTCAAGACCCGCTCGCTGGCCAAGCAGGCAGTGGAGGGGGGCAAGGTGCACTACAATGGCGCCCGCACCAAACCCAGCAAGGAGCCCAAAGTGGGGGATCTGCTGAAGATCCGCCAGGGGCTGGATGACCTTGAGGTGGAGATCGTCGCGATCTCCGAGCAGCGCCGCGGCGCCCCTGAAGCGCAGCGTCTCTACCGCGAAAGCGACACCAGCATCAAAAAGCGC from Aestuariirhabdus litorea includes:
- the yrfG gene encoding GMP/IMP nucleotidase, whose product is MIDWKTIDTVLLDMDGTLLDLHFDNRFWLEHVPTHYARQYDMSLEQAKTELYRRFEDRQGQLEWYCLDYWQAELKLDLLTMKRELAHLISLRPGAEAFLAALQRSSKRVVMITNAHQQSLSLKLEKASLGQYFDLMISSHQYGFAKEHPQFWPALQADIGIDPKRCLFIDDSLPVLRSGQRWGIAELIAISHPDSQGSAKNTEEFAAVNDFTELLPIE
- a CDS encoding RNA-binding S4 domain-containing protein; the encoded protein is MPQADDSKPRLDKWLWAARFFKTRSLAKQAVEGGKVHYNGARTKPSKEPKVGDLLKIRQGLDDLEVEIVAISEQRRGAPEAQRLYRESDTSIKKREAAAAQRKALRGNSPATAGRPTKKQRRDIRHFHDQNH
- the nudE gene encoding ADP compounds hydrolase NudE, translating into MSKPKVLHSREVARTRLFRVEEMGLRFSNGVERTYERLVGFNTGHAAVMVLPLLDDQRFVMIEEYAAGTEDYQLSLPKGLVEPGESLLEGANRELMEEAGYGAHKLELLTELSLSPNYMSHRMQVVVARDLYEMRLEGDEPEPLGVHVFHFDQLPELVQRPDFTEARAMVALYMARDLLRSPQGDVQSTI